A genomic region of Campylobacter corcagiensis contains the following coding sequences:
- a CDS encoding triose-phosphate isomerase — MKIYANLKCNHSRKSFENYAEILDQDLKSSFNTHEIVVFPPSSAFSELKFSFRQGAQNFYPTLNGNFTGEIGLEMLEEFDIKDVIIGHSERRILGENDEFLKHKFDFAKEKGLNIIFCIGESDVVYMNGSSKEFLKSQLKELDLEYKNLTIAYEPIWAIGSGKSASPEYIDEILDFLRTLSSAPLLYGGSVNLGNIAEISSIKNCNGVLVGSASFEVENFIKLIREIE, encoded by the coding sequence TTGAAAATTTATGCAAATTTAAAGTGCAATCACAGCAGAAAAAGCTTTGAAAACTACGCTGAAATTTTAGATCAAGATTTAAAAAGCTCTTTTAATACTCACGAAATAGTTGTTTTTCCACCAAGTTCAGCATTTAGTGAGCTAAAATTTAGCTTTAGGCAAGGAGCTCAAAATTTTTATCCTACTTTAAATGGAAATTTCACAGGCGAAATAGGCCTAGAAATGCTAGAAGAATTTGATATCAAAGATGTCATCATCGGTCATAGCGAAAGACGAATTTTAGGCGAAAATGATGAGTTTTTAAAACATAAATTTGATTTTGCTAAAGAAAAGGGCTTAAACATCATCTTTTGTATCGGAGAAAGTGATGTGGTCTATATGAATGGCAGTTCAAAGGAGTTTTTAAAATCTCAACTAAAAGAACTTGACTTAGAGTATAAAAACTTAACCATTGCTTATGAGCCAATCTGGGCAATAGGTAGTGGGAAAAGTGCAAGTCCTGAGTATATTGATGAAATTTTAGATTTTTTAAGGACTCTTTCATCTGCACCGCTTTTATATGGTGGGAGCGTGAATTTGGGAAATATCGCTGAAATTTCAAGCATTAAAAACTGTAACGGAGTTTTGGTAGGAAGTGCTAGTTTTGAAGTGGAAAATTTTATAAAACTTATTAGGGAGATAGAGTGA
- the fabI gene encoding enoyl-ACP reductase FabI, protein MILEGKKGLIVGVANKMSIAYGIAKACKDQGASMAFTYLNDALKKRVEPLATELGSDKIYKLDVNSNEDLENLTKNLNSDFGKIDFVLHAVAFAPKEALEGEFIDTTKEAFDVAMGTSVYSLISLTKAVLPVMNDGGAILTLTYLGGPKFVPHYNVMGVAKAALESSVRYLARDLGSRNIRVNAISAGPIKTLAASGIGDFRMILKWNEANSPLKRNVTTDDVGKSGAYLLSDMSSGVTGEIHYVDGGYNIMGMGDITTDDEGKTILAWDKE, encoded by the coding sequence GTGATTTTAGAAGGAAAAAAGGGTTTAATTGTTGGAGTTGCAAATAAGATGTCAATAGCTTATGGCATCGCAAAAGCGTGTAAAGACCAGGGTGCTAGCATGGCTTTTACATATTTAAATGATGCACTTAAAAAAAGAGTTGAACCACTTGCGACTGAACTTGGAAGTGATAAAATTTATAAGTTAGATGTAAATAGCAATGAAGACTTAGAAAATTTAACTAAAAATTTAAATAGTGATTTTGGAAAAATTGATTTTGTCCTTCACGCAGTAGCTTTTGCACCAAAAGAGGCTTTAGAGGGTGAATTTATAGATACAACAAAAGAGGCTTTTGATGTTGCGATGGGCACATCTGTTTACTCACTTATTTCGCTTACAAAAGCGGTTTTACCTGTGATGAATGATGGCGGGGCGATACTAACTCTTACATATTTAGGTGGTCCAAAATTTGTACCTCATTATAATGTTATGGGCGTTGCAAAAGCTGCACTAGAAAGCTCAGTAAGATATCTTGCAAGAGATCTCGGTAGTAGAAATATTAGAGTAAATGCTATTTCAGCTGGACCGATTAAGACTTTAGCGGCAAGTGGAATTGGTGATTTTAGAATGATACTTAAGTGGAATGAAGCAAATTCTCCACTTAAAAGAAATGTCACAACTGATGATGTTGGTAAAAGTGGAGCGTACTTGCTTAGTGATATGTCAAGTGGTGTAACAGGGGAGATTCACTATGTAGATGGTGGATATAACATCATGGGAATGGGTGATATAACTACAGATGATGAAGGTAAGACCATTTTAGCGTGGGATAAGGAGTAA
- a CDS encoding NADH:flavin oxidoreductase/NADH oxidase, protein MSKLLKPIKLGNLEIKNRIVMPPMCTYMAKESGKVRSFHRYHYVSRAIGGVGFIIVEATAVEERGRISNFDLGLWDDNQIKSHTKLTKDIHKFGAKVALQLAHSGRKCECVNCKSVAPSPIRFSQSYNKPKELSLKEIANVRENFLKAAKRAVLAGYDMVEIHAAHGYLLHEFLSPLTNERKDEYGSSFENRVRLLCEIMDDFSKSDISFGVRISADEWENGGFGIEDSKNLAKILESLGAKYIHVSAGGNHPKPALMPDIEPLYQANYAKEIKSVVNVPVIAVGLITTIDEGEKLLNEKYCDMVAYGRELLRNPNLALYAQAKSSSSDDIFSAYKRAF, encoded by the coding sequence ATGTCAAAGTTACTTAAACCTATAAAGCTTGGAAATTTAGAGATTAAAAACCGTATCGTAATGCCTCCGATGTGTACATATATGGCAAAAGAAAGTGGTAAGGTTAGAAGTTTTCACCGCTATCACTATGTATCAAGGGCTATTGGCGGGGTTGGATTTATCATAGTCGAAGCTACAGCAGTTGAAGAGCGAGGCAGGATAAGTAACTTTGATCTTGGGCTTTGGGATGATAATCAAATTAAATCTCACACAAAACTTACAAAAGACATTCATAAATTTGGTGCCAAAGTAGCTCTCCAGCTTGCACATTCTGGAAGAAAGTGTGAGTGCGTAAACTGTAAAAGCGTAGCACCAAGTCCTATAAGGTTTTCTCAAAGCTATAACAAACCAAAAGAGTTAAGTTTAAAAGAGATAGCAAATGTTAGAGAAAATTTCTTAAAAGCAGCAAAAAGAGCAGTTCTTGCAGGCTATGATATGGTTGAAATTCACGCAGCTCATGGATATTTGCTTCATGAATTTTTAAGTCCATTAACAAATGAACGAAAAGATGAGTATGGTAGTAGTTTTGAAAACCGTGTAAGATTGCTTTGTGAGATAATGGATGATTTTTCAAAATCAGATATCTCATTTGGCGTAAGAATCAGTGCTGATGAGTGGGAAAATGGCGGATTTGGTATAGAAGATAGTAAGAATTTAGCTAAAATTTTAGAAAGTTTAGGGGCTAAATACATCCACGTAAGTGCTGGTGGAAATCACCCAAAGCCAGCTCTTATGCCAGATATAGAGCCACTTTATCAAGCAAACTATGCAAAAGAGATAAAAAGTGTGGTTAATGTTCCTGTTATTGCTGTAGGGCTTATTACGACGATAGATGAGGGAGAAAAGCTGCTAAATGAGAAGTATTGTGATATGGTAGCGTATGGAAGAGAGCTACTTAGAAATCCAAATTTAGCTCTTTATGCTCAAGCAAAATCTAGCAGCAGCGATGATATTTTCAGTGCTTATAAAAGGGCTTTTTAA
- a CDS encoding OmpP1/FadL family transporter codes for MKFIKLILPLAFASSVFAGGYKIPEQSSDSMALAASNIAKSFGADAAYYNPANMVFLDDKSHININTFYIHLGETKFNNHSKKLGTSDTKSKDYDVVGASTYYVSPFFANNFRFGLSFNIPAGLAMEWDDSYPASVAEKFELKIYELAPSLAYQVLDNLSVAAGVRVVYTDGVIKNRVNTTPYKMSREVKGDSFDFGYNLALAYKPTKNLSLAATYRSKVDINVKGDTNLNENFLGKNFSKSIGTNISIPLPASLNLALAYEMDKVTLMFAFERTYWSSFKELDFNYNEPILNPITKKIIDDAHEKKWKDSNTYRFGMAYQASDKLRLMAGFGIDENIAADKFTSFELPNTKAYIYSVGANYAINSDLEVGFGYLYQDRQKRNANVQKSNFIGNVEGEFDPGDAQLVSLSLKYKF; via the coding sequence ATGAAATTTATAAAACTAATACTACCTCTAGCTTTTGCTTCATCTGTTTTTGCTGGGGGCTATAAAATTCCAGAACAAAGTAGCGATTCTATGGCTTTAGCAGCGAGTAATATCGCTAAGAGTTTTGGTGCAGACGCGGCTTACTATAACCCTGCAAACATGGTCTTTTTAGATGATAAAAGCCATATAAATATTAACACTTTTTATATTCATCTAGGAGAAACTAAATTTAACAATCACTCAAAAAAATTAGGAACATCTGATACTAAATCTAAAGATTATGATGTTGTTGGAGCTTCAACTTACTATGTATCTCCATTTTTTGCCAATAATTTTAGATTTGGTCTATCTTTTAACATTCCAGCAGGACTTGCGATGGAGTGGGATGATAGCTATCCAGCAAGTGTAGCAGAGAAATTTGAACTTAAAATTTATGAACTTGCTCCAAGTTTAGCCTATCAAGTGCTTGATAACTTAAGCGTTGCAGCAGGTGTTAGAGTGGTTTATACTGATGGTGTTATAAAAAATAGAGTAAACACAACACCTTATAAGATGAGCCGTGAAGTAAAGGGTGATTCTTTTGATTTTGGTTATAACTTAGCTTTAGCTTATAAGCCAACTAAAAATTTATCTTTAGCTGCAACTTATAGATCAAAAGTTGACATAAATGTCAAAGGAGATACAAATCTAAATGAGAACTTTTTAGGTAAAAATTTTAGTAAATCTATTGGCACAAATATCTCTATTCCACTTCCTGCATCTTTAAATTTAGCACTTGCTTATGAAATGGATAAAGTAACACTTATGTTTGCTTTTGAAAGAACTTATTGGTCATCATTTAAAGAGCTTGATTTTAACTACAATGAGCCAATTTTAAATCCAATCACTAAAAAAATAATTGATGATGCACATGAGAAAAAATGGAAAGATAGCAACACTTACCGTTTTGGTATGGCTTATCAAGCTAGTGATAAACTTCGCTTAATGGCTGGTTTTGGCATAGATGAAAATATCGCTGCTGATAAATTTACAAGCTTTGAACTACCAAATACTAAAGCTTATATCTACTCAGTTGGTGCAAATTACGCTATTAATAGCGATTTAGAGGTTGGATTTGGATATTTGTATCAAGATAGACAAAAACGAAATGCAAATGTTCAAAAATCAAATTTCATAGGCAATGTAGAGGGTGAATTTGACCCAGGCGATGCACAGCTAGTTAGTCTATCACTTAAGTATAAATTTTAG
- a CDS encoding 3'-5' exonuclease, with protein MSRYRAIFDCETIPDSDSLRITYGFDGSDEDVANLAFSAQKEKTGSEFLPVNFHKVVAISMVLADEFGKFIRVDSIKGGSEEEIIRNFIKFIDKHNPLLVSFNGRGFDIPMIMIRAMRYNITAFSYFEVKNPMLNKDKWDNYRVRYSSNFHLDLLDFISEHKSVFGFNLDSLCKTLNLPGKYDTKGDQVTRLFYAGCKDIIDEYCQSDTLNTYWLFLKYEILRGNLTIEDYASFLAGMRDYLEKEKPQMSYTPVFHQHIQKELERLGYEI; from the coding sequence ATGAGTAGATATAGAGCTATATTTGATTGTGAAACTATCCCAGATAGCGATAGTTTAAGGATAACTTATGGTTTTGACGGTAGTGATGAGGATGTAGCAAATTTAGCTTTTAGTGCTCAAAAAGAAAAAACTGGAAGCGAGTTTTTACCTGTAAATTTCCATAAAGTTGTAGCTATTAGCATGGTTTTAGCTGATGAATTTGGTAAGTTTATAAGGGTTGATAGCATAAAAGGCGGTAGTGAAGAAGAGATAATTAGAAATTTCATTAAATTTATAGATAAACACAATCCACTTTTAGTGAGTTTTAATGGTCGTGGTTTTGATATTCCAATGATTATGATTAGAGCAATGAGATACAACATTACAGCTTTTTCATACTTTGAGGTTAAAAACCCAATGCTTAATAAAGATAAATGGGATAATTACCGCGTTCGTTATAGCTCAAATTTTCATCTTGACTTGCTTGATTTTATTAGTGAACACAAATCAGTTTTTGGTTTTAATCTCGACTCGCTTTGTAAAACCCTAAATTTACCCGGCAAATACGACACAAAAGGCGATCAAGTTACTAGACTTTTTTATGCAGGTTGTAAAGATATCATAGATGAATACTGCCAAAGCGACACGCTAAATACATACTGGCTTTTTTTAAAATATGAAATTTTAAGAGGAAATTTAACTATTGAAGATTACGCTAGTTTTTTAGCAGGAATGAGAGATTATTTAGAAAAAGAAAAGCCACAAATGTCGTATACGCCAGTTTTTCATCAACATATACAAAAAGAACTTGAAAGGCTAGGATATGAAATTTAA
- a CDS encoding DNA ligase yields MKFKALFLPLFLIIFASAQVMLLSEYKDENLSGWYISEKLDGVRGVWDGKELKSRSGYKFSYPDEFIKCFPNFALDGELYTKRGEFDKISSITSNMSEHQGWGEIKFHIFDIPEANISFDEKYAKMKELDKNCKNIIAIKQIAAKDNEEVFKLLDEVVNSGGEGLVARSPSLIYENARSSKILKIKKFKDGECEVIRINEGSGKYKGLMGSISCRDTKSGVIFKIGTGFSDEIRKNPPKIGQIITYKYQNLTKNNKPRFPVFLRYRDEL; encoded by the coding sequence ATGAAATTTAAAGCTCTGTTTTTGCCTCTTTTTCTAATCATTTTTGCTAGCGCTCAAGTTATGCTTCTTAGCGAATACAAAGATGAAAATTTAAGTGGCTGGTATATCAGCGAAAAGCTTGATGGAGTTCGTGGTGTATGGGATGGCAAAGAGTTAAAAAGTAGAAGTGGTTATAAATTTAGCTATCCAGATGAGTTTATAAAGTGTTTTCCAAATTTTGCTCTTGATGGTGAGCTTTATACGAAAAGAGGAGAATTTGATAAAATTTCAAGCATAACTTCAAATATGAGTGAACATCAAGGTTGGGGTGAGATCAAATTTCACATATTTGACATTCCTGAAGCAAATATTAGTTTTGATGAAAAATATGCCAAAATGAAAGAGTTAGATAAAAATTGTAAAAATATCATAGCCATAAAACAGATTGCTGCTAAAGATAATGAAGAGGTTTTTAAGCTTTTAGATGAGGTTGTAAATAGCGGTGGCGAAGGGCTTGTAGCAAGATCTCCTAGTCTTATTTACGAAAATGCTAGATCATCAAAAATTTTAAAGATTAAGAAATTTAAAGACGGCGAGTGTGAAGTTATTAGGATAAATGAAGGTAGTGGCAAATATAAAGGGCTTATGGGTTCTATTTCCTGCCGTGACACAAAAAGTGGTGTTATTTTTAAAATCGGCACAGGTTTTAGCGATGAGATAAGGAAAAATCCCCCTAAAATAGGGCAAATCATAACATATAAATATCAAAACTTAACCAAAAACAACAAGCCAAGATTTCCTGTATTTTTACGATATAGAGATGAGTTATAA
- the galE gene encoding UDP-glucose 4-epimerase GalE, which produces MKILVTGGAGYIGSHVVKALLESKKHEIVVIDNLCKGSKKAIDALKTVGEFEFIDMSLEDVLRLEELFKTHKFEAIIHFAAFIEVFESTVKPLKYYLNNTSNAINLITLANKYGVKNFVFSSTAATYGEPDTAQVSETSPQNPINAYGRSKLMTEWVLKDVALANKNFRYAILRYFNVAGASSDGLLGQNYPNATHLIKVATQTISGRRDKMSIFGDDYDTKDGTCIRDYIHIEDLADAHIYALDYIKENDSEIFNVGYGKGYSVKEVIDAAKEVGGDFRVEISDRRDGDPACLIANSDKLRKLTGWSPKRDDIKLIISSALKWEENIKE; this is translated from the coding sequence ATGAAAATTTTAGTAACTGGCGGAGCAGGCTATATAGGAAGTCATGTTGTAAAAGCGCTTTTAGAGAGCAAAAAGCATGAAATAGTTGTTATAGATAACCTTTGTAAGGGTTCAAAAAAAGCGATTGATGCTTTAAAAACTGTAGGTGAATTTGAATTTATTGATATGAGCTTAGAAGATGTTTTAAGACTTGAAGAGCTTTTTAAAACTCATAAATTTGAAGCGATTATCCACTTTGCAGCATTTATTGAGGTTTTTGAAAGCACTGTTAAGCCACTAAAATACTATCTAAACAACACAAGCAATGCTATAAATTTAATCACTCTAGCTAATAAATACGGCGTTAAAAATTTTGTCTTTAGCTCTACAGCTGCAACTTATGGTGAGCCTGATACAGCCCAAGTTAGCGAAACAAGCCCGCAAAATCCAATAAACGCATATGGTAGAAGCAAACTTATGACTGAGTGGGTTTTAAAAGATGTTGCTTTGGCAAATAAAAATTTCAGATACGCTATTTTAAGGTACTTTAATGTCGCAGGAGCAAGTAGCGATGGACTTTTAGGGCAAAACTATCCAAACGCTACTCACTTAATCAAAGTCGCAACCCAAACCATCTCAGGTAGGAGAGACAAGATGAGCATATTTGGCGATGATTATGATACCAAAGATGGCACATGTATTAGGGATTATATCCACATAGAAGACTTAGCGGATGCCCATATTTACGCACTTGATTATATAAAAGAAAATGATAGCGAGATATTTAATGTTGGATATGGCAAAGGATACAGCGTAAAAGAAGTAATAGATGCTGCAAAAGAAGTTGGCGGTGATTTCAGGGTAGAAATTTCAGATAGAAGAGATGGCGATCCAGCCTGTTTGATAGCAAATTCAGATAAACTTAGAAAGCTTACTGGCTGGAGCCCAAAAAGAGATGATATAAAACTTATCATCAGTTCAGCCCTTAAATGGGAAGAAAATATAAAGGAGTAA
- a CDS encoding ecotin family protein, whose amino-acid sequence MRSVLGILVMASLAFGFDTSIFPKAQDGFRQHIINLEPKQSEKDYEVVVEFGRVLSVDCNVHSYSGGILKDKVLDGYGYNYYEFSDNNSTLYKTLMLCPDEALKDEFVMFGDSIKTHYNSKIPLIIYAPKDINIRVKIYALESEKIL is encoded by the coding sequence ATGAGATCTGTTTTAGGAATTTTAGTTATGGCAAGTTTGGCATTTGGTTTTGATACTTCTATTTTTCCAAAAGCACAAGATGGCTTTAGGCAACATATCATAAATTTAGAACCAAAGCAAAGTGAGAAAGATTACGAAGTTGTAGTTGAATTTGGTAGGGTTTTAAGTGTGGATTGTAACGTGCACTCATATAGTGGTGGAATACTTAAAGATAAAGTTTTAGATGGATATGGCTATAATTATTATGAATTTAGTGATAATAATAGCACTTTATATAAAACCTTGATGCTTTGTCCAGATGAGGCGTTAAAAGATGAGTTTGTAATGTTTGGTGATAGTATAAAAACTCATTATAATAGTAAAATTCCTCTTATCATATACGCACCAAAAGATATCAATATAAGAGTTAAAATTTATGCTCTTGAGAGTGAAAAGATCTTATAA
- a CDS encoding glycosyltransferase family 25 protein gives MSDKIYLVSLKNDDIRRKTLKERFKRYDEFIILEAVDGRQMSLKDYYSTLTNSYKAHRRILSPGEIGCARSHLNIYADFLNTKDEICLILEDDIVGDDKSIQKAFEIYDKLPSNSLLLCEGQFCNSLRSSILVKKIDNNLYKVSNLSKRFITGTCAYMVDKNIAKALKNSQDKALNLADRWDEFGNFDIYISDIFIHPNSRNDSSIEKERNLKKIEHKANIKDYINTFFYIFKSRIKVYIFGYKKIVECMK, from the coding sequence ATGAGTGATAAAATTTATCTAGTTTCACTTAAAAATGATGATATTAGAAGAAAAACTTTAAAAGAGCGATTTAAAAGATATGATGAGTTTATAATTTTAGAAGCAGTAGATGGAAGGCAGATGTCATTAAAAGATTACTACAGCACGCTAACAAATTCATATAAAGCACATAGAAGAATCCTTAGTCCAGGAGAGATAGGGTGTGCTAGAAGTCATTTAAATATATATGCTGATTTTTTAAATACTAAAGATGAGATTTGCCTTATTTTAGAAGATGATATTGTTGGTGATGATAAAAGCATACAAAAAGCTTTTGAAATTTATGATAAATTGCCGTCTAATTCACTTCTTCTTTGTGAAGGGCAGTTTTGTAACTCATTAAGAAGTAGTATTTTGGTTAAAAAAATAGATAATAATTTATATAAAGTTAGCAATCTATCAAAGAGATTTATAACTGGAACTTGTGCTTATATGGTAGATAAAAACATAGCTAAAGCATTAAAAAATTCTCAAGATAAGGCTCTTAATTTAGCAGATAGATGGGATGAGTTTGGAAATTTTGATATTTATATAAGTGATATTTTTATTCATCCAAACTCTAGGAATGATAGCAGCATAGAAAAAGAAAGAAATTTAAAGAAAATAGAGCATAAGGCAAACATTAAAGACTACATAAATACATTTTTTTATATTTTTAAATCCAGAATTAAAGTATATATATTTGGTTATAAAAAGATAGTAGAGTGCATGAAATGA
- a CDS encoding glycosyltransferase family 2 protein, with protein sequence MNPLVSIIVPVYNNEKYLKKCVDSLLLQTYKNIEIILINDGSVDKSREICDEFSKFDNRVKVIHQQNLGVGAARNAGLEAMSGEFFCFVDSDDSVKSDYVKYMVENIKNNGIVIIPIYKNLTNEYELNSKDALRKLIYDGGEIYGWAPWGKLFRREFLGDIRFFTNHPVGQDFTFVYKMILASKSVKFALKPCYIYNNTSTTSVSNQNFSAKHDKLLLTCDEFIEFTKENYPGLLIDSYYYKAYSLVLLIKRSYPKKEYQKKYKNMLFRLLPKVFINKNISLKAKFWFVKILLKAKI encoded by the coding sequence ATGAATCCTTTAGTAAGCATAATAGTTCCTGTTTATAATAATGAAAAATATCTTAAAAAATGCGTGGATTCACTACTTTTACAAACATATAAAAACATAGAAATCATTCTTATAAATGATGGCTCAGTTGATAAAAGTAGAGAAATTTGTGATGAATTTAGTAAATTTGACAATAGAGTAAAAGTCATACATCAGCAAAATTTAGGAGTTGGAGCAGCTAGAAATGCTGGACTTGAAGCGATGAGTGGAGAGTTTTTTTGCTTTGTTGATAGTGATGATAGCGTTAAAAGTGATTATGTAAAATATATGGTGGAAAATATAAAAAATAACGGAATTGTAATAATTCCAATTTATAAAAATTTAACAAATGAGTATGAATTAAACAGCAAAGATGCTCTAAGAAAGCTTATATATGATGGTGGAGAAATTTATGGTTGGGCGCCATGGGGCAAGCTTTTTAGGAGAGAATTTTTAGGTGATATTAGGTTTTTTACCAATCACCCAGTTGGGCAAGATTTTACATTTGTATATAAAATGATACTAGCCTCAAAAAGCGTTAAATTTGCTTTAAAACCTTGCTATATTTATAACAATACAAGTACTACTTCAGTAAGCAATCAAAATTTCTCAGCCAAACATGATAAACTTTTATTAACTTGTGATGAATTTATAGAGTTTACTAAAGAAAATTATCCTGGTTTGCTCATTGATAGCTATTATTATAAAGCCTACTCTTTGGTGCTTTTAATCAAAAGAAGTTATCCTAAAAAAGAGTATCAAAAAAAGTATAAAAATATGCTTTTTAGGC